The Candidatus Goldiibacteriota bacterium genome contains a region encoding:
- the nadC gene encoding carboxylating nicotinate-nucleotide diphosphorylase encodes MEMLKKFEKEMNEIIKLALKEDIGPGDITTDVLISQSAETKAVFVAKDHGIICGLPVAKRVFQVLDKNIKVTFKKKDGTWVKPGEILATVKGRARALLSGERLALNIIQRLSGIATYTSKFVDIARPYGVKILDTRKTTPLMRLLEKYAVKTGGGVNHRMGLYDAVLIKNNHLKQINIEKAYVDMKRWIPKEMKVEIEVETIEMLEKVIKLQPDIIMLDNMNVEMLHRAIPMVRKSGIPSKIEVSGGINMSNIRDVVKTRPDFVSIGSITHSPPSMDISLRMIN; translated from the coding sequence ATGGAAATGCTTAAAAAATTTGAAAAAGAAATGAACGAAATAATAAAATTGGCTTTAAAAGAGGATATCGGCCCTGGCGATATCACTACCGATGTGCTTATATCACAGTCCGCGGAAACAAAAGCGGTTTTTGTGGCAAAAGACCATGGTATTATATGCGGGCTTCCGGTGGCAAAAAGGGTTTTTCAGGTGCTTGATAAAAATATAAAGGTCACATTCAAGAAAAAAGACGGTACCTGGGTAAAGCCGGGTGAAATACTGGCAACTGTAAAGGGAAGGGCAAGGGCGCTTTTATCCGGGGAAAGGCTGGCGCTTAATATTATCCAGCGCTTATCGGGTATTGCCACATATACAAGCAAGTTTGTTGATATAGCAAGGCCGTACGGGGTAAAGATACTTGATACAAGAAAGACCACCCCCTTGATGAGGCTGCTTGAAAAATACGCCGTAAAGACAGGCGGCGGAGTTAATCACAGAATGGGGCTGTATGACGCGGTTCTGATAAAGAATAACCACTTAAAGCAGATTAATATTGAAAAAGCGTATGTGGACATGAAGCGCTGGATACCAAAAGAGATGAAAGTTGAAATTGAAGTTGAAACTATAGAGATGCTGGAAAAAGTGATAAAACTTCAGCCGGATATCATAATGCTGGATAACATGAATGTGGAAATGCTGCACAGGGCGATTCCAATGGTGCGTAAGTCAGGCATACCTTCCAAAATTGAAGTGTCAGGCGGCATTAATATGAGCAATATCCGTGACGTGGTAAAGACAAGGCCGGATTTTGTATCTATAGGTTCCATTACCCATTCTCCGCCTTCCATGGACATAAGTTTAAGGATGATAAATTAA